From Podospora bellae-mahoneyi strain CBS 112042 chromosome 5, whole genome shotgun sequence:
ACAAAGCACCTATACAGGGCGCGATCGTCGTCGGGGGTGGTAACAATAGAGTCATCGTCCGGCGTATGGGGGTTCGACACATGGGGAAGTGCATTCTTCAGGGCACAGAAGAGGTGAATGGCCCCATAAAGCCGCTTTGCCTGGCTGGGAGCTAGCGGGACGGGTGTGGAGGGTTGAGCGGGGAGTGTTGCGCTGGGCATGTTGAGGGAATGTTTGGACGGAACGAAGGGGGTCAGAAGATAATTCAGTGAAGGATTTGAGATGTTTCGATGAGCAACTGGATTAAGAACCGTGATCTGGTTAGTAGAGCACACGAAACGAGAATGATGGGAGAAGAAACTTGAAATTTATAATCATCCCACCATCTCAGCTAGGGACCTGGTGATGTCGTCTGTCGTCTTCGCATTGTCCGTAtgcccctctcccctctaTGCCTCTTTGGCGGGAGGATACAGGAAATCTGCCTCGAACAGAGTTGGGTCGCAACCTGGGCCAACTCACTTGTCAGTGATTGGAGGATTGGCTGGTTGGATGACCACATCGCTCgacccatcaccaaccaaagGTTTCAAGGCGTGCATCGGCAACAAACAGAACGAAGAGTCGTGAAATGACGGTCAGTTTTGTTCTTTGAGATTCTGGCAGGAAAGCAGAAGTTTGTGGGCGAGCTGTGGCAGAATGATTGACTTGTGGGGGGTCGGTCCAATGATAACAGTTCGACTGGGTCCAGTTGGCGTTCCGCCGTGTCACCGTGGCAGCACTGTCTTGCATGCCGAGACTGtgggcctcggcctcggtgcATGTTCCGGCAGTGCGCTAACCATGCCGGCGCGCAGGTTGCCTTGGAGGCATAGAGACCCCGTTGCGGGCCTCAAGCCCGCTCCTCCCAGAACAGTGATGCCTCCGGATTGCGAACCACGGTGGCCAGCACAGTGTTCCTCGGCCAGCTGATTTGGGCTTAGTATTTGAGTAACCGTATTTGCCCCTGAAACGGAATGTCAGTTGCCTTGGAGGGTCCAGTGGAACACGCGCTGGGTTTGCATCTACCTTATGTAATGCTCAAGTTGTCACGGAGAAGTTCGACATTGCGAAACTAGGGAGCACCGAGCGGTAAGGGAACGATGTCGAATGACCTTTGGTTGCAACACTGTTACTGACCGGTGGTGTGGGAACGATAGTCGCCATCGGCTGCTACTGTCACCAACTCAACCAACACATTTGTCCTCATCCCCACATCACAATACTTTTACTTGACGCTAAACGTTCTGCAGGCTTGCAAATTGGCATGCTTGAGTTTCTGTAAGTCCCACACCCATTGTTACTAGGGATAAGGGTCTCAGATGGGAGGGAAGCCAGGCGAGGTTGGGATTTCGGAACAGCAGTGGTAACGGTCCAGGTCGAATAGTACATTTTCACAGGTCCCTCAGCCTATGTTTGGTGCCTTTTCCTGCGGCAACATCGCAGACCAGGGTGCTGAAAGCGAATCGGACCGGGCCTGCCCTGACACTATTAGTGCTTTGCATCCAGATTGCCACTGGTTCCCCATGCCTTCTAGCAGGGTGTCCAAAGGAAAACAGCGAGCATCGGAATGGGCGCCTTACGACCACCCCTCTTCTCTAATGGGTCATGAAATGTACGAGGAGCTTGTTCCGGGGCAGGGGGGCATCGATCCCAGGCTCCTACAAAATGACTTCGCTCCGGCACCACCTGAACCTTTGGACTATCCAGCTGGGCCGACTGAGTACATGGCTCCGGCTGAGGCCCAGCACGATAAACCAGCTCTATTTCCATCCATACATGTTATAGGAAGCGCTCAGATTGACTACACCAACGACTACCGCGACGCTCAGAATCAATTTCACACGTCCCAGGTCGACAGTTTTGTGCCATCTTATCCTTCGAGTTCCAGCCACGAGTCTTAGTACTCCACGGCCCAACAGAACTCGAGTGTGCCTGCAACTTTGGATCTTGCAGCACAACAAGAAGCACAAACTGACCAAGACTTGCGACTTTTCTTATCCGACCTTTCAGTTTCGAATCCACTTTTCACCGCTTCTGGGACAGCTTCAACGATTCCTTCCACCACTCCTTACACCTACCAAACGTtcgacaccaacaacagccaactCCCCTGCACAATCATTCCTACCGCAATGACGTCTCATGATATTGCACACACCAGTTACGAAGAACAGGGCTACTCAGTGGACCCCAGTCTCTACCAACTTGAAGACACCTCTTACTACACGGCTGGCGAAGCTTCTACTTCCTATGCACAGCCCTATTCACAAgaacccaacaccaccgaagcCTCGTCGACCAGCTCTGACCCCAATAAATGTTATGTTTGTGGAAAGTCCTACAAGCGGAAATGTGATCTTGAGTTCGTCCACCCTGCATCACGCATCCTCTGAGTCTTCTTTAGCTGACACCCCACCCACAAACAGCAAGCATATGAACAATCACACCAAACGCCGCCAGTGCCCTTTCGACGActgtgaaggtggtggagccGAGACTAAAGACCTCAATCGACACCTGTGGactcaccatccccaataTGCCTCTGCAAAAAACATCCCCAAAGACGAGGAGTGGTGCGGCTTCCAAGGGTGCGGGTATCATGGACGTCGGGACAATGTGAAGAGACATAGGGACAACCATAACCACTGGCCTCCGGCGTAAGAGAAGACAGTTGTGCTTGGGGTCATTGGATACAATATTGGGTTCTCAATGGTTTTGCACCAAGTCATGACTTTCTGGGCATCATTCTGCTTCTTTGAAGGTTGTTATGCTGGTTTTCCTCTTGTTTCCTTTTGATGAAGGCTTTTTGATGAAGGCTTGTTATGACTCATGAAGACACGGTGATACCTCTACTCCTGTTTTAGCTTTGGCTTTTATGTCTCCACTCTTTCTTTGGGACCATTCTTGGAGCCCATTCTTGCCCACTTTTCATGTTTTTGAGCTTTTCTTGGTTGTTTTTTGAGCTTGGACGAAGACCAGGGCCTTTCTTTAGACAGATATTTCCTACAAtgcaacaaccccccctttgCACTTTGGATTTGGCTTTTgcaaagaaagagaaaactCAGTATCCGCAAACACTGGCCGGGGTCTACATTCACCCAACTAACGATATAGGGCTGACACCAAGCAAGAACTGTGCTGCCTTGTGGCCAA
This genomic window contains:
- a CDS encoding hypothetical protein (EggNog:ENOG503PRYQ) — its product is MTSHDIAHTSYEEQGYSVDPSLYQLEDTSYYTAGEASTSYAQPYSQEPNTTEASSTSSDPNKCYVCGKSYKRKCDLDKHMNNHTKRRQCPFDDCEGGGAETKDLNRHLWTHHPQYASAKNIPKDEEWCGFQGCGYHGRRDNVKRHRDNHNHWPPA